In a genomic window of Arthrobacter woluwensis:
- a CDS encoding MFS transporter: MTAPSRTSEDRPSVAASPVSAWERIVGMFRQYAQLPRLSGGWYIFLTMLARLPLAMLTIGTMSLVTAVTHSYASAGLAAGAVGIGSAVGAPLVGMLADRLGQRPVLLGYAAANVVSLALLLGACLTSQEPSVLWIVVAAFAGGFTSPQVGPLSRVRWLALIGRKRGSRAGMNDVAMSFEGTTDELTFVLGPALVGVLAAFLAPWLPLALAALLTLVLVPLFALHPSVTAVQGTRNAPAGTTTAEAPDGAARLRLAMVAVAVLAMVCMGTFFGGTQAALSAFAGEFANPELAGLLYSAMGLSSAVMALSIAAWPEKFRHGARWVFCALLLTAGSALLLLPLTLGSIIPVLLLLGVAVGPLMVTVFAIGAQVAPAARMSTVMTALSSGIVAGTALGYAVAGAAAQAGGSHPAFLVSGSAALLLMLLGLVAGRILKALSR, from the coding sequence ATGACAGCACCCTCCCGTACCTCTGAAGACCGCCCCTCCGTGGCGGCATCCCCGGTCTCCGCCTGGGAGCGCATCGTCGGCATGTTCCGGCAGTACGCCCAGCTTCCGCGTCTCAGCGGCGGCTGGTACATCTTCCTCACCATGCTGGCCCGCCTTCCGCTGGCCATGCTCACCATCGGCACCATGAGCCTGGTCACCGCCGTGACCCATTCCTACGCCTCGGCCGGCCTGGCCGCCGGAGCGGTCGGCATCGGCTCCGCGGTGGGCGCGCCCTTGGTCGGCATGCTCGCCGACCGCCTGGGCCAGCGTCCCGTGCTCCTCGGCTACGCGGCCGCCAACGTCGTCTCGCTCGCCCTTCTTCTGGGCGCTTGCCTCACCTCGCAGGAGCCCTCCGTGCTGTGGATCGTGGTGGCGGCCTTCGCGGGTGGCTTCACGTCTCCGCAGGTCGGGCCGCTCTCCAGGGTGCGCTGGCTCGCGCTCATCGGACGGAAGCGTGGCTCGCGTGCCGGCATGAACGACGTCGCCATGTCCTTCGAGGGCACCACGGACGAACTCACCTTCGTGCTCGGCCCCGCCCTCGTGGGAGTCCTGGCGGCGTTCCTCGCCCCCTGGCTGCCGCTCGCGCTCGCCGCGCTGCTCACTCTGGTCCTCGTCCCGCTCTTCGCCCTTCACCCGAGTGTCACCGCCGTCCAGGGGACGCGGAACGCGCCGGCCGGGACGACGACGGCGGAAGCCCCCGACGGCGCGGCCCGCCTGCGTCTGGCGATGGTCGCCGTCGCCGTGCTGGCCATGGTCTGCATGGGCACCTTCTTCGGCGGCACCCAAGCAGCACTCAGCGCCTTCGCCGGTGAGTTCGCCAACCCGGAGCTCGCGGGCCTGCTCTACTCGGCCATGGGGCTCAGCTCCGCGGTCATGGCGCTGTCCATCGCCGCCTGGCCCGAGAAGTTCCGCCATGGTGCGCGGTGGGTGTTCTGCGCCCTGCTCCTCACGGCGGGCAGTGCGTTGCTTCTCCTTCCCCTCACCCTCGGCAGCATCATCCCGGTGCTGCTCCTGCTGGGTGTCGCGGTGGGGCCGCTCATGGTCACCGTGTTCGCGATCGGCGCCCAGGTGGCCCCCGCGGCGCGCATGTCGACCGTCATGACCGCCCTCTCGAGCGGGATCGTCGCCGGGACGGCTCTCGGTTATGCCGTGGCGGGCGCCGCGGCGCAGGCCGGCGGTTCGCATCCGGCGTTCCTGGTGTCCGGGTCGGCCGCGCTGCTGCTCATGCTGCTCGGCCTGGTGGCCGGGCGGATCCTCAAGGCCCTGTCGCGCTGA
- a CDS encoding GtrA family protein, which produces MSSSTTGTVGSTAAAEPGPGSPAAVAVTAEPGGASTARPTTAASRLWGQIGRFTVVGVLCTAASIGLYALLRPSVGPQWANALALVSTSILNTALNRAATFRIQGGQGAARDHARGLLVMGIAWVITASSLALLHWLQPEATVTEELWTTTLAGFLATVVRFTLFRQWIFRRARNA; this is translated from the coding sequence ATGAGCAGCAGCACCACCGGGACCGTCGGAAGCACGGCCGCCGCGGAACCCGGACCCGGGTCGCCGGCGGCCGTCGCCGTGACGGCTGAACCCGGCGGCGCCTCCACTGCGCGACCCACGACGGCGGCCTCCCGCCTCTGGGGCCAGATCGGCCGGTTCACGGTGGTGGGCGTGCTGTGCACGGCGGCGTCGATCGGACTGTACGCGCTGCTGCGCCCCTCCGTCGGACCCCAGTGGGCCAACGCGCTCGCTCTGGTCTCGACGTCGATCCTCAACACGGCCCTGAACCGAGCCGCCACGTTCCGCATCCAGGGCGGACAGGGCGCGGCCCGGGATCACGCGCGCGGACTCCTCGTGATGGGCATCGCCTGGGTCATCACGGCGTCCAGCCTGGCCCTGCTGCACTGGCTCCAGCCGGAAGCGACCGTCACCGAGGAACTCTGGACCACCACCCTGGCCGGGTTCCTGGCCACCGTGGTCCGCTTCACCCTGTTCCGGCAGTGGATCTTCCGCCGCGCACGGAACGCGTGA
- a CDS encoding MarR family winged helix-turn-helix transcriptional regulator, which translates to MSKAPHVRTAAATWESLFRAQVAVMRRLNEAPAFRQVGVSHKVSVKEYDVLFTLSRCPEGWLRLHEINDRVLLSQSSLSRLVERLQNRGLIERQTAPDDGRGILIRLTPEGRAVQKEIGRAHVRDIAAVVGPALSEDEMADLMRLTEKLRQGLGHPE; encoded by the coding sequence ATGAGCAAGGCACCGCACGTCCGCACCGCTGCCGCCACCTGGGAGTCCCTCTTCCGGGCCCAGGTGGCGGTCATGCGGCGCCTCAATGAGGCTCCCGCCTTCCGGCAGGTCGGCGTGTCCCACAAGGTCAGCGTGAAGGAGTACGACGTCCTGTTCACGCTCAGCCGCTGTCCGGAGGGCTGGCTGCGCCTGCACGAGATCAACGATCGCGTGCTCCTCAGCCAGTCGAGCCTGAGCCGGCTGGTGGAGCGCCTGCAGAACCGTGGGCTGATCGAGCGTCAGACCGCGCCGGACGACGGTCGGGGCATCCTGATCCGCCTCACGCCAGAAGGCCGCGCGGTGCAGAAGGAGATCGGCCGGGCGCACGTGCGGGACATCGCCGCCGTCGTGGGCCCGGCGCTCAGTGAGGACGAGATGGCCGACCTCATGCGCCTGACCGAGAAGCTGCGGCAGGGACTCGGGCACCCGGAATAG
- the nadC gene encoding carboxylating nicotinate-nucleotide diphosphorylase, which produces MNQTLTTGFLAGPDERALDRVILTALEEDAAHGDVTSETFIPLEATAEAVVRARVPGVLSGGPVVQRVFALVDPRVRVTPLVEDGRSFEPGERLTLIEGPARSVLLGERIALNLMQRMSAIATATHELVEAVAGTRARVVDTRKTTPGLRNLERYAVRCGGGHNHRYSLSDAVMVKDNHLAVLTGGDPGKITQALLDGKSRLGHTVHLEVEVDGLEMIEPVLAAEVDTIMLDNFSLEDLAEGVRRVAGRALVEASGNVRLDTIAAIAATGVDIISSGAITHSVANLDLGLDMDIHSQGTP; this is translated from the coding sequence ATGAACCAGACGCTGACCACCGGATTCCTGGCAGGCCCGGACGAGCGGGCCCTGGACCGGGTCATCCTGACCGCGCTCGAGGAGGACGCCGCGCACGGCGATGTCACCAGTGAGACGTTCATTCCGCTGGAGGCGACCGCGGAGGCAGTGGTGCGGGCCCGGGTCCCGGGTGTGCTGAGCGGAGGACCCGTGGTGCAGCGGGTGTTCGCGCTGGTCGATCCCCGGGTCCGGGTGACGCCGCTTGTGGAGGACGGCCGGTCGTTCGAGCCGGGAGAGCGGCTGACCCTGATCGAGGGCCCGGCCCGCTCGGTGCTGCTGGGCGAGCGGATCGCGCTGAACCTGATGCAGCGGATGAGCGCCATCGCCACCGCCACCCACGAGCTCGTGGAGGCTGTGGCCGGGACCCGTGCCCGGGTGGTCGACACCCGGAAGACGACGCCGGGCCTGCGGAACCTCGAACGGTACGCCGTGCGCTGCGGTGGCGGGCACAATCACCGCTACAGTCTGTCCGACGCGGTCATGGTGAAGGACAACCACCTGGCGGTCCTCACCGGCGGAGACCCCGGGAAGATCACCCAGGCGCTTCTGGACGGCAAATCCCGCCTTGGGCACACGGTGCACCTCGAGGTGGAGGTCGACGGTCTGGAGATGATCGAACCTGTGCTGGCCGCCGAGGTGGACACCATCATGCTGGACAATTTCTCCCTCGAGGACCTCGCCGAGGGCGTGCGCCGGGTGGCGGGACGGGCGCTCGTGGAGGCGAGCGGCAACGTCCGGCTGGACACCATCGCGGCGATCGCCGCCACCGGGGTGGACATCATCTCCTCCGGCGCGATCACGCACAGCGTCGCCAACCTGGACCTGGGCCTCGACATGGACATCCACTCCCAGGGCACGCCGTGA
- a CDS encoding LLM class flavin-dependent oxidoreductase, with product MQFGIFTVSDITTDPTTGTTPTEHERIKATVEIAKKAEDVGLDVFALGEHHNRPFFSSSPTTTLAYIAAQTEKLILSTSTTLITTNDPVKIAEDFAMLQHVADGRVDLMLGRGNTPPVYPWFGKNIQDGVNLAIENYSLLRELWDKDIVNWQGKFRTPLQNFTSTPRPLDDVAPFVWHGSIRTPQIAELAAYFGDGFFANNIFWPKEHFQRLIALYRERYEHYGHGTAEQAIVGLGGQFFMRRNSQDAVREFRPYFDNAPVYGHGPSLEDFTSQTPLTVGSPQEVIEKTLSFRETFGDYQRQLFLVDHAGLPLKTVLEQLDLLGEILPELRKGFAEGRPATVPDAPTHASLVAAKEAKQAEGDAAGQDEPAGQVATS from the coding sequence ATGCAATTCGGAATCTTCACCGTGAGTGACATCACCACGGACCCCACCACGGGCACCACCCCCACGGAGCACGAGCGGATCAAGGCGACGGTCGAGATCGCCAAGAAGGCCGAGGACGTGGGCCTGGACGTGTTCGCACTCGGCGAGCACCACAACCGCCCGTTCTTCTCCAGCTCCCCCACCACCACGCTGGCGTACATCGCGGCGCAGACGGAGAAGCTGATCCTCTCCACCTCCACCACGCTCATCACCACGAATGACCCGGTGAAGATCGCCGAGGACTTCGCGATGCTGCAGCACGTGGCCGATGGCCGCGTGGACCTCATGCTCGGCCGCGGCAACACCCCGCCGGTCTACCCCTGGTTCGGCAAGAACATCCAGGACGGGGTGAACCTGGCGATCGAGAACTACAGCCTGCTGCGTGAGCTGTGGGACAAGGACATCGTCAACTGGCAGGGCAAGTTCCGCACCCCGCTGCAGAACTTCACCTCCACTCCGCGTCCCCTGGACGACGTCGCGCCGTTCGTCTGGCACGGCTCCATCCGCACCCCGCAGATCGCCGAGCTGGCGGCCTACTTCGGTGACGGGTTCTTCGCCAACAACATCTTCTGGCCGAAGGAGCACTTCCAGCGGCTCATCGCCCTGTACCGCGAGCGCTACGAGCACTACGGCCACGGCACGGCGGAGCAGGCCATCGTGGGTCTCGGCGGGCAGTTCTTCATGCGCCGGAACTCCCAGGACGCCGTCCGCGAATTCCGCCCGTACTTCGACAACGCCCCCGTCTACGGCCATGGCCCGTCCCTGGAGGACTTCACCTCGCAGACGCCGCTCACCGTCGGAAGCCCGCAGGAGGTCATCGAGAAGACCCTGAGCTTCCGTGAGACCTTCGGCGACTACCAGCGCCAGCTCTTCCTGGTGGACCACGCCGGCCTGCCGCTGAAGACGGTCCTGGAGCAGCTGGACCTGCTCGGTGAGATCCTGCCGGAGCTCCGCAAGGGCTTCGCCGAAGGCCGTCCCGCCACCGTGCCGGACGCCCCGACGCACGCCTCGCTCGTGGCCGCCAAGGAGGCCAAGCAGGCCGAGGGTGACGCCGCAGGACAGGACGAACCGGCCGGGCAGGTCGCGACGTCATGA
- the nadA gene encoding quinolinate synthase NadA — MSSVNATIQLLTREQAESAALSRAAGQSTCSTELASGPWEYDAAEAARGVPAYGPGASSADVAPSSTPRQGEIPAEYKQASDAELDRRILAAKEVLGDRAVILGHFYQRDEVVKYADFVGDSFQLANAALTRPEAEAIIFCGVHFMAETADILSTDRQAVILPNLAAGCSMADMADIDSVQECWEQLEEIYGTAPDADGRLPVIPVTYMNSSAALKAFCGEHGGIVCTSSNAATVLEWAFERGQRVLFFPDQHLGRNTAKAMGVPLEHMPLWNPRKDLGGNSEATLEEAEVILWQGFCSVHKRFTVAQIEKARQDHPGVTVIVHPECPMEVVDAADSAGSTDHIRKAVASATEPTTFAIGTEINMVNRLAAEYPQHTIFCLDPVICPCSTMYRIHPAYLAWVLEELVQGRVVNQIVVDDAVQQGARVALERMLAARP; from the coding sequence ATGAGCAGCGTCAACGCCACCATTCAGCTCCTGACCCGCGAGCAGGCCGAAAGCGCGGCGCTGTCCCGGGCTGCCGGGCAGAGCACGTGCAGCACCGAGCTGGCCAGCGGCCCCTGGGAGTACGACGCCGCCGAGGCCGCTCGCGGCGTCCCCGCGTACGGGCCGGGCGCCTCCAGCGCCGACGTCGCGCCGTCGAGCACGCCCCGCCAGGGTGAGATCCCCGCCGAGTACAAGCAGGCGAGCGACGCCGAACTGGACCGCCGCATCCTGGCCGCCAAAGAGGTGCTGGGAGACCGGGCCGTGATCCTGGGACACTTCTACCAGCGCGATGAAGTGGTCAAGTACGCCGACTTCGTGGGCGACTCCTTCCAGCTCGCGAACGCCGCCCTGACCCGTCCCGAGGCGGAGGCGATCATCTTCTGCGGGGTCCACTTCATGGCCGAGACCGCGGACATCCTCTCCACGGACCGCCAGGCCGTGATCCTGCCCAACCTGGCGGCCGGCTGCTCCATGGCGGACATGGCGGACATCGACTCCGTGCAGGAGTGCTGGGAGCAGCTCGAGGAGATCTACGGCACCGCACCGGATGCCGACGGCAGGCTCCCCGTCATCCCGGTGACCTACATGAACTCTTCGGCCGCACTGAAGGCGTTCTGCGGTGAGCACGGGGGGATCGTCTGCACGTCTTCCAACGCCGCGACGGTGCTGGAATGGGCCTTCGAACGCGGGCAGCGGGTCCTGTTCTTCCCGGACCAGCACCTGGGCCGCAACACGGCGAAGGCCATGGGCGTGCCGCTCGAGCACATGCCCCTCTGGAATCCTCGCAAGGACCTGGGCGGCAACAGCGAGGCCACCCTGGAGGAGGCCGAGGTCATCCTCTGGCAGGGCTTCTGCTCGGTCCACAAGCGCTTCACCGTGGCGCAGATCGAGAAGGCCCGTCAGGACCACCCGGGCGTGACCGTGATCGTCCACCCCGAGTGCCCCATGGAGGTGGTGGACGCGGCGGACTCGGCGGGGTCCACCGACCACATCCGGAAGGCCGTCGCATCCGCCACCGAACCCACGACCTTCGCCATCGGCACCGAGATCAACATGGTCAACCGGCTCGCCGCCGAGTACCCGCAGCACACGATCTTCTGCCTCGACCCCGTGATCTGCCCCTGCTCCACCATGTACCGCATCCACCCCGCCTACCTGGCCTGGGTGCTGGAGGAACTGGTGCAGGGCCGGGTCGTGAACCAGATCGTCGTAGACGACGCCGTGCAGCAGGGCGCCCGCGTCGCCCTGGAACGGATGCTGGCGGCACGGCCATGA
- a CDS encoding NUDIX hydrolase, protein MDQWQPLTVPVQANPVGNVEERRLAAPGLAISTVIFALKPSETSGRPTLWLPLVRRIREPFKGQWALPGGPLRHDESLPEAASRNLLDTTGLAPRYLEQLYAFGGLHRSPAQRVVSIVYWALVQPEEAELPGEEENVRWFRADKVEDLAFDHQEIVDYALWRLRNKMEYASIAFHFLGEYFTLAQLREVYEAVLDKPLDPANFRRHVTSAVGIEPSDRYLQGGKHRPPRLYRYTGPAPSSTPRTAPNTARNPS, encoded by the coding sequence ATGGATCAGTGGCAGCCGTTGACGGTCCCCGTGCAGGCCAACCCGGTCGGCAATGTGGAGGAACGCCGCCTCGCGGCGCCCGGGCTGGCGATCTCCACGGTCATCTTCGCGCTGAAACCCAGCGAGACCTCCGGTCGTCCGACGCTCTGGCTTCCCCTGGTCCGACGGATCCGGGAGCCGTTCAAAGGACAGTGGGCGCTCCCGGGCGGCCCCCTCCGCCACGACGAATCGCTGCCCGAGGCCGCCTCGCGGAACCTCCTCGACACCACGGGGCTGGCTCCCCGCTACCTGGAACAGCTCTACGCCTTCGGTGGCCTGCACCGCTCGCCCGCTCAGCGCGTGGTGAGCATCGTCTACTGGGCGCTGGTCCAGCCGGAGGAGGCCGAGCTGCCCGGGGAGGAGGAGAACGTCCGCTGGTTCCGGGCGGACAAGGTCGAGGACCTGGCCTTCGACCACCAGGAGATCGTGGACTACGCCCTCTGGCGGCTCCGCAACAAGATGGAATACGCCTCGATCGCGTTCCACTTCCTCGGGGAGTACTTCACGCTGGCCCAGCTGCGGGAGGTCTACGAGGCCGTCCTGGACAAGCCTCTCGATCCCGCGAACTTCCGGCGGCACGTGACCAGCGCCGTCGGCATCGAACCCAGCGACCGCTACCTCCAGGGCGGCAAGCACCGCCCGCCGCGCCTCTACCGCTACACCGGCCCCGCGCCGTCGAGCACTCCCCGGACAGCACCGAACACAGCAAGGAACCCCTCATGA
- a CDS encoding cysteine desulfurase family protein — protein sequence MIYLDAAATNPVRPEVLQALWPVLSGTFGNPASHHEVGESARAVLEDARRRVAAVLGCRPAEVLFTSGGTEADNAALKGIALARRARDPRLDRVLISAIEHPAVTESAEYLARVHGFAVDVVPVDHRGVVLAEDFAALLGERTAVASVMYANNEVGTVQDIPALAALAQQAGAPLHSDAVQAAGALPLNVRELGVAALSLAGHKLGAPKGNGVLYLKARTPFEPLLHGGGQQRDRRSGTEDVAGAVAFATALELAEDERRAADGAAAAARRDRFIRAVQDTVPGAVLTGDPVNRLPGSASFCFPGVAGETVLLELERRGIVCSSGSACAAGSSEPSAVLTAMGHPADVALTAVRFSLPRDTSDEDLTVTARALGDIFSRLGAGTV from the coding sequence GTGATCTACCTGGACGCGGCGGCCACCAACCCGGTCCGCCCCGAGGTGCTGCAGGCGCTCTGGCCGGTGCTGTCCGGGACGTTCGGCAATCCGGCGAGCCACCACGAAGTGGGCGAAAGCGCCCGGGCGGTCCTGGAGGACGCACGACGCCGGGTGGCCGCCGTGCTCGGCTGCCGCCCCGCGGAGGTGCTCTTCACCTCCGGCGGCACCGAAGCCGACAACGCGGCGCTGAAGGGCATCGCCCTCGCCCGCCGGGCGCGCGATCCCCGGCTCGACCGGGTCCTGATCAGCGCGATCGAACACCCCGCGGTGACGGAATCGGCGGAGTATCTTGCCAGGGTGCACGGCTTCGCGGTGGATGTCGTTCCGGTGGACCACCGGGGCGTGGTCCTCGCCGAGGACTTCGCCGCGCTCCTGGGGGAACGCACGGCGGTGGCGAGCGTCATGTATGCGAACAACGAAGTGGGCACCGTCCAGGACATCCCGGCCCTGGCGGCCCTCGCGCAGCAGGCCGGCGCCCCGCTGCACAGCGACGCCGTGCAGGCAGCCGGTGCACTCCCGCTGAACGTCCGGGAGCTGGGTGTCGCGGCGCTGTCCCTCGCGGGTCACAAGCTGGGCGCGCCCAAGGGCAACGGCGTGCTGTACCTGAAGGCCCGGACTCCCTTTGAACCGCTCCTGCACGGCGGTGGCCAGCAGAGGGACCGCCGTTCAGGAACCGAGGACGTGGCGGGAGCGGTGGCGTTCGCGACCGCGCTGGAACTCGCCGAGGACGAACGCCGGGCCGCGGACGGCGCCGCCGCAGCGGCTCGACGGGACCGCTTCATCCGCGCCGTCCAGGACACCGTCCCGGGTGCGGTGCTCACGGGCGATCCCGTGAACCGGCTTCCCGGTTCAGCCTCGTTCTGCTTCCCCGGTGTGGCGGGGGAGACGGTGCTGCTCGAGCTGGAGCGGCGGGGAATCGTCTGTTCGAGCGGCTCGGCGTGCGCCGCCGGGTCCAGCGAGCCGTCGGCCGTCCTGACGGCCATGGGTCATCCGGCGGACGTGGCGCTCACGGCGGTGCGCTTCAGCCTGCCGCGGGACACGAGCGACGAAGACCTGACGGTGACCGCGCGAGCGCTGGGCGACATCTTCAGCAGGCTGGGCGCCGGAACCGTCTGA
- a CDS encoding alpha/beta fold hydrolase: MTRHAGQNQPHTVEGRDPGLNVEVFRADTDAGLPPILLVHGFSSSIELNWVQSGWIRDLLKVGRWAIAVDLPGHGHSEAPADMDSYSPGKIRADLLQAVTDVGARPLRDGDPGSGLDVIGYSLGGRIGWEIAGTQRGLVRRAVLGGPSHNDPLAEFDVVAAQRHLADGTPIADASTAALLTMAQLVPSNNIFAFLQLIEAAKVEPFDPEDAVPHQDVLLAAGSEDPRAASLPTLAALVEEAGGHAETLLIPGRNHTNAVTSRVFKEAALEFLAR; encoded by the coding sequence ATGACCCGGCACGCAGGCCAGAACCAGCCGCACACCGTGGAGGGACGCGACCCCGGGCTGAACGTCGAAGTGTTCCGCGCTGACACCGACGCCGGCCTGCCGCCCATCCTGCTCGTGCACGGCTTCTCGTCCAGCATCGAGCTCAACTGGGTGCAGAGCGGCTGGATCCGGGACCTCCTGAAAGTCGGCCGCTGGGCCATCGCCGTGGACCTCCCCGGCCACGGACACAGCGAGGCGCCCGCCGACATGGACTCCTACTCCCCCGGCAAGATCCGCGCCGATCTGTTGCAGGCCGTGACCGACGTCGGGGCCCGGCCCCTGCGCGACGGCGACCCAGGCAGCGGCCTCGACGTCATCGGCTACTCACTGGGCGGTCGCATCGGCTGGGAGATCGCCGGCACACAGCGCGGGCTCGTCCGGCGCGCGGTGCTCGGCGGCCCGAGCCACAACGACCCGCTCGCGGAGTTCGACGTCGTGGCCGCTCAGCGTCACCTCGCCGACGGCACTCCGATCGCCGACGCGTCCACTGCGGCGCTGCTCACCATGGCTCAGCTGGTGCCGAGCAACAACATCTTCGCGTTCCTGCAGCTGATCGAGGCGGCGAAGGTCGAGCCGTTCGACCCGGAGGACGCCGTGCCCCATCAGGACGTGCTCCTCGCGGCGGGTTCGGAGGATCCCCGGGCGGCGTCGCTCCCCACCCTCGCGGCTCTGGTCGAGGAGGCGGGGGGTCACGCCGAGACCCTGCTGATCCCGGGCCGGAATCACACGAACGCCGTCACCAGCCGGGTCTTCAAGGAAGCCGCGCTCGAGTTTCTGGCGCGCTGA
- a CDS encoding L-aspartate oxidase, which yields MTARPDLPRADDAATPSEGRAPSAGLAVVGAGIAGLYATLLAAEAGIPVVLLTRSELEASNSFAAQGGICAVLDEARRAPGDSVEAHVRDTLAAGAGLCDPEAVRILCSGAQLDVRNLERFGVRFDAGASGDPALGLEAAHSHPRILHVGGDATGAGIVRALVSAVIAQVLAGRVSLVENAWVTALLPDARDGGSVRGVVFERDGVRHELPAAGVLLATGGAGRLFARTTNPSGALGEGVGLALEAGAVVTDAEFLQFHPTALRLPGQAQDGWLVSEAVRGEGAVLLDDEGRRFMPDYHPLAELAPRDVVSRAVAAHLADRGTPEGAVFLDARPLVEREGRGFLARRFPSISAALALAGIDWEREPVPVAPAAHYWMGGVATDLWGRTSVPGLWAAGEVACTGVHGANRLASNSLLEGLVFARRVIEALSAERAGSGESAGTRWPAGNPAAGVAELPVMIPGEATEGGAPVSGAATSRPEALSREDPSLESPGLEALQHLMTAEAGMSRTAEGLSHAASVLDGWLARSNTPAFRHSLLAARVLVAGALSREVSVGAHHRADAPLGRPVDQRHLSWRAEPRAVVVPSPSGRIPTP from the coding sequence ATGACAGCCCGTCCGGACCTTCCCAGGGCCGACGACGCCGCCACACCATCCGAAGGTCGCGCGCCGTCCGCCGGGCTCGCCGTGGTCGGCGCCGGGATCGCGGGCCTCTACGCCACGCTGCTCGCCGCCGAAGCCGGAATCCCCGTGGTGCTCCTGACCCGGAGCGAACTGGAGGCCAGTAACAGCTTCGCGGCCCAGGGCGGGATCTGCGCCGTCCTGGACGAGGCCCGCCGTGCCCCCGGGGACTCGGTGGAGGCCCACGTCCGGGACACGCTGGCCGCGGGGGCCGGACTGTGCGATCCGGAGGCTGTCCGCATCCTCTGCTCGGGCGCGCAGCTGGACGTGCGGAATCTGGAACGGTTCGGCGTGCGCTTCGACGCCGGGGCGTCCGGCGATCCGGCGCTCGGCCTGGAAGCCGCGCACTCCCACCCCCGGATCCTTCACGTCGGTGGGGACGCTACCGGGGCCGGGATCGTCCGTGCCCTGGTCTCGGCCGTCATCGCCCAGGTGCTGGCCGGACGGGTCAGTCTGGTGGAGAACGCCTGGGTCACGGCGCTGCTGCCTGATGCCCGCGACGGCGGAAGCGTCCGCGGCGTCGTGTTCGAGCGGGACGGCGTGCGCCACGAATTGCCGGCGGCAGGGGTGCTCCTGGCCACCGGCGGCGCCGGCCGTCTCTTCGCCCGGACCACCAATCCGTCCGGGGCTCTCGGGGAGGGCGTCGGCCTGGCACTGGAGGCCGGCGCGGTCGTGACGGATGCCGAATTCCTGCAGTTCCACCCGACCGCGCTGCGGCTGCCGGGCCAGGCACAGGACGGCTGGCTGGTCTCCGAAGCTGTCCGTGGCGAGGGCGCTGTGCTGCTGGACGACGAGGGCCGTCGTTTCATGCCGGATTATCACCCTCTGGCCGAGCTGGCTCCGCGCGATGTGGTCTCGCGGGCGGTCGCCGCCCACCTCGCCGACCGCGGCACCCCCGAAGGGGCCGTGTTCCTCGATGCCAGGCCACTCGTGGAACGCGAGGGCCGGGGATTCCTGGCGCGCCGTTTCCCGAGTATCAGCGCCGCGCTGGCGCTCGCCGGAATCGATTGGGAGCGCGAGCCCGTCCCGGTGGCCCCCGCCGCCCACTACTGGATGGGAGGCGTCGCCACGGATCTCTGGGGCAGGACGTCCGTCCCCGGCCTCTGGGCCGCCGGCGAGGTGGCGTGCACCGGCGTGCACGGTGCGAACCGGCTCGCCTCCAACTCTCTGCTGGAAGGGCTGGTGTTCGCCCGCCGCGTCATCGAGGCGCTCTCGGCGGAACGGGCGGGTTCCGGCGAATCCGCTGGGACCCGGTGGCCCGCCGGCAATCCGGCGGCGGGCGTGGCAGAGCTGCCGGTGATGATCCCCGGTGAGGCTACCGAAGGCGGCGCGCCCGTGTCCGGCGCCGCGACGTCCCGCCCCGAGGCCCTGAGTCGTGAGGACCCGAGTCTTGAGTCCCCGGGCCTCGAGGCGCTGCAGCACCTCATGACCGCGGAGGCCGGCATGTCCCGCACCGCGGAGGGGCTGTCCCACGCCGCGTCCGTGCTGGACGGCTGGCTCGCGAGGTCGAACACCCCCGCGTTCCGGCACAGTCTCCTCGCCGCCCGGGTCCTCGTGGCGGGAGCCCTCTCCCGTGAGGTCAGTGTCGGCGCTCATCACCGCGCGGACGCCCCACTCGGACGGCCTGTCGACCAGCGGCACCTCAGCTGGCGCGCCGAGCCGCGCGCCGTCGTCGTCCCCTCGCCTTCCGGAAGGATCCCCACCCCATGA